The proteins below come from a single Drosophila miranda strain MSH22 chromosome Y unlocalized genomic scaffold, D.miranda_PacBio2.1 Contig_Y1_pilon, whole genome shotgun sequence genomic window:
- the LOC117190603 gene encoding sister chromatid cohesion protein PDS5 homolog A-like isoform X5 translates to MTDIVYPNGCRPLVEDLGTDELIRRLKTLANVLQTMDQDDNLYQQYIPLALHLLDDFFMQHTSRDVQLLIACCIADVMRVYAPEAPYKEQDQIKSIFKFFIKQLHGLKDPRDPSFKRYFYLLENLAFVKSFNMCFELEDCQEIFHDLFSTIFKIVNDQHSAKITNFFLDVLSALITEADNLSVDLLDLLLINIVKPNKSSNRCAAHITDQLLAKTGDALESPIKMFFNRALVMDKPNNKLSITNKIYDIIYELNRINPDLLYSVLPQLENKLLSTDDAERLKATTLLSRMFSEKDSQLSQKYQNLLRTFLGRFCDISEAVRVKCVQSSMHFLLNHPHLEPDITEKLRLRNHDLDENVRHEVVMAIVATAKREFSVVIEAPELLEIVRERTLDKKYKIRRDAMNGLAYIYKVAICEPNDLSADAKQRVDWIKNKILHGYYKVGLEDRLLVERLLITSLVPYKLAPEERMKKLYHLLGDLDANATKAFVELQKNQMKTRNTVSDWIKLHHSKEFTPRVLGQQTTIAKKS, encoded by the exons ATGACGGACATTGTTTATCCGAACGGCTGTCGGCCATTGGTGGAAGACCTGGGCACAGACGAGCTCATACGCCGCCTTAAG ACACTCGCCAATGTCCTGCAGACCATGGACCAG GATGACAATCTCTATCAACAATATATACCATTGGCACTCCACCTGCTGGACGACTTCTTTATGCAGCATACATCCCGCGATGTCCAACTGCTGATAGCGTGCTGCATAGCGGATGTAATGCGCGTATATGCGCCTGAGGCCCCCTACAAAGAGCAAGATCAAATCAAAAGCATTTTCAAGTTTTTTATCAAACAATTGCACGGTCTAAAGGATCCCCGCGATCCGTCCTTCAAGCGTTACTTTTATCTATTGGAGAACTTAGCCTTTGTCAAGTCTTTCAACATGTGCTTCGAGCTCGAGGACTGCCAGGAAATCTTCCACGACCTGTTTAGTACcatttttaaaattgtgaa CGATCAGCACAGTGCCAAGATCACAAACTTTTTCCTGGACGTGCTAAGTGCCCTGATAACCGAGGCTGACAATTTGTCCGTGGATCTTCTGGACCTCTTACTGATTAACATAGTGAAACCAAATAAATCAAGCAACAGATGTGCTGCACATATAACCGATCAACTGCTCGCCAAGACCGGTGACGCATTGGAGTCCCCAATCAAAATG TTCTTTAACCGTGCATTGGTCATGGATAAGCCGAACAACAAACTGTCTATTACAAACAAAATCTATGATATCATCTATGAGCTTAATCGCATCAATCCCGATCTTCTGTACTCCGTGCTGCCCCAATTGGAGAACAAACTACTGTCCACTGATGATGCAGAAAGGCTGA AAGCCACCACGTTGCTGTCGCGCATGTTCTCCGAGAAGGACTCGCAGCTGTCGCAGAAATATCAAAACCTGTTACGCACCTTCTTGGGCCGCTTCTGCGATATCTCGGAGGCAGTGCGTGTCAAGTGCGTACAATCGTCCATGCATTTTCTTCTAAATCACCCACATCTGGAACCTGATATAACGGAAAAGTTGCGCCTGCGTAATCACGATTTGGACGAAAATGTGCGCCACGAAGTGGTCATGGCCATTGTGGCGACGGCCAAGAGGGAATTCAGCGTAGTAATAGAGGCGCCCGAACTACTCGAGATTGTGCGCGAGCGGACGCTGGACAAAAAATACAAGATTCGACGAGACGCCATGAATGGCCTGGCCTACATCTACAAAGTGGCCATCTGCGAACCAAATGACTTGAGTGCTGATGCCAAGCAGAGAGTGGACTGGATCAAGAACAAGATACTGCACGGCTACTACAAGGTGGGTCTGGAGGATCGCCTGCTAGTAGAGCGTTTGCTTATCACCTCATTGGTTCCCTACAAACTGGCGCCCGAGGAGCGCATGAAGAAACTGTACCATCTGCTGGGCGATCTTGATGCGAATGCAACCAAGGCCTTTGTTGAACTGCAAAAGAATCAAATGAAGACACGCAACACGGTTAGCGATTGGATCAAGCTGCATCACTCCAAGGAGTTTACTCCCCGGGTGCTCGGTCAACAGACCACCATTGCCAA
- the LOC117190603 gene encoding sister chromatid cohesion protein PDS5 homolog A-like isoform X4 translates to MTDIVYPNGCRPLVEDLGTDELIRRLKTLANVLQTMDQDDNLYQQYIPLALHLLDDFFMQHTSRDVQLLIACCIADVMRVYAPEAPYKEQDQIKSIFKFFIKQLHGLKDPRDPSFKRYFYLLENLAFVKSFNMCFELEDCQEIFHDLFSTIFKIVNDQHSAKITNFFLDVLSALITEADNLSVDLLDLLLINIVKPNKSSNRCAAHITDQLLAKTGDALESPIKMFFNRALVMDKPNNKLSITNKIYDIIYELNRINPDLLYSVLPQLENKLLSTDDAERLKATTLLSRMFSEKDSQLSQKYQNLLRTFLGRFCDISEAVRVKCVQSSMHFLLNHPHLEPDITEKLRLRNHDLDENVRHEVVMAIVATAKREFSVVIEAPELLEIVRERTLDKKYKIRRDAMNGLAYIYKVAICEPNDLSADAKQRVDWIKNKILHGYYKVGLEDRLLVERLLITSLVPYKLAPEERMKKLYHLLGDLDANATKAFVELQKNQMKTRNTVSDWIKLHHSKEFTPRVLGQLAVKQTTIAKLLPDPLKASEYLTQFSNNLRKDAQLLRCIN, encoded by the exons ATGACGGACATTGTTTATCCGAACGGCTGTCGGCCATTGGTGGAAGACCTGGGCACAGACGAGCTCATACGCCGCCTTAAG ACACTCGCCAATGTCCTGCAGACCATGGACCAG GATGACAATCTCTATCAACAATATATACCATTGGCACTCCACCTGCTGGACGACTTCTTTATGCAGCATACATCCCGCGATGTCCAACTGCTGATAGCGTGCTGCATAGCGGATGTAATGCGCGTATATGCGCCTGAGGCCCCCTACAAAGAGCAAGATCAAATCAAAAGCATTTTCAAGTTTTTTATCAAACAATTGCACGGTCTAAAGGATCCCCGCGATCCGTCCTTCAAGCGTTACTTTTATCTATTGGAGAACTTAGCCTTTGTCAAGTCTTTCAACATGTGCTTCGAGCTCGAGGACTGCCAGGAAATCTTCCACGACCTGTTTAGTACcatttttaaaattgtgaa CGATCAGCACAGTGCCAAGATCACAAACTTTTTCCTGGACGTGCTAAGTGCCCTGATAACCGAGGCTGACAATTTGTCCGTGGATCTTCTGGACCTCTTACTGATTAACATAGTGAAACCAAATAAATCAAGCAACAGATGTGCTGCACATATAACCGATCAACTGCTCGCCAAGACCGGTGACGCATTGGAGTCCCCAATCAAAATG TTCTTTAACCGTGCATTGGTCATGGATAAGCCGAACAACAAACTGTCTATTACAAACAAAATCTATGATATCATCTATGAGCTTAATCGCATCAATCCCGATCTTCTGTACTCCGTGCTGCCCCAATTGGAGAACAAACTACTGTCCACTGATGATGCAGAAAGGCTGA AAGCCACCACGTTGCTGTCGCGCATGTTCTCCGAGAAGGACTCGCAGCTGTCGCAGAAATATCAAAACCTGTTACGCACCTTCTTGGGCCGCTTCTGCGATATCTCGGAGGCAGTGCGTGTCAAGTGCGTACAATCGTCCATGCATTTTCTTCTAAATCACCCACATCTGGAACCTGATATAACGGAAAAGTTGCGCCTGCGTAATCACGATTTGGACGAAAATGTGCGCCACGAAGTGGTCATGGCCATTGTGGCGACGGCCAAGAGGGAATTCAGCGTAGTAATAGAGGCGCCCGAACTACTCGAGATTGTGCGCGAGCGGACGCTGGACAAAAAATACAAGATTCGACGAGACGCCATGAATGGCCTGGCCTACATCTACAAAGTGGCCATCTGCGAACCAAATGACTTGAGTGCTGATGCCAAGCAGAGAGTGGACTGGATCAAGAACAAGATACTGCACGGCTACTACAAGGTGGGTCTGGAGGATCGCCTGCTAGTAGAGCGTTTGCTTATCACCTCATTGGTTCCCTACAAACTGGCGCCCGAGGAGCGCATGAAGAAACTGTACCATCTGCTGGGCGATCTTGATGCGAATGCAACCAAGGCCTTTGTTGAACTGCAAAAGAATCAAATGAAGACACGCAACACGGTTAGCGATTGGATCAAGCTGCATCACTCCAAGGAGTTTACTCCCCGG